A single genomic interval of Armigeres subalbatus isolate Guangzhou_Male chromosome 1, GZ_Asu_2, whole genome shotgun sequence harbors:
- the LOC134205053 gene encoding proteoglycan Cow-like: MKSIECKPQQLTAIGNRLLDWFSVIMADSKKRRQHQQQKNKVHFPAACKLEARWMFGHLDLNNDGELSSQELYDLEHDQNERCIKPFIDTCDLDQDNTIDPREWCRCFEKTDRPCAAVRRRLGTDLNGSGYAPDCDSQGFYKPTQCHQAVGVCWCVDEHGVEFANTRTRGKPNCDEIINNANTLNADDEDAEDSEDDDDSQEGSADRLLVF, from the exons ATGAAGTCTATCGAATGCAAACCGCAACAGCTGACCGCCATCGGTAACCGACTGCTGGATTGGTTCTCGGTCATCATGGCCGACAGCAAGAAACGCCGTCAGCATCAGCAGCAGAAGAACAAGGTGCACTTCCCGGCCGCCTGCAAACTGGAGGCCCGCTGGATGTTCGGCCACCTGGACTTGAACAACGATGGGGAACTGTCCTCGCAGGAGCTGTACGATTTGGAACACGACCAGAACGAGCGCTGCATTAAACCGTTCATCGACACGTGCGACCTGGACCAGGACAACACGATCGATCCACGGGAATGGTGTCGCTGCTTCGAAAAGACCGACCGGCCGTGTGCCGCTGTCCGAAGGCGTTTGGGTACTGATTTGAATG GTTCTGGCTACGCACCGGATTGCGACAGTCAAGGATTCTACAAGCCAACTCAGTGCCACCAGGCGGTTGGCGTGTGCTGGTGTGTGGATGAGCATGGTGTTGAGTTCGCAAACACGCGCACTCGCGGAAAGCCTAACTGCG ACGAGATAATCAACAACGCCAACACGCTTAACGCCGACGATGAGGACGCCGAAGATTCCGAAGATGACGACGACAGCCAGGAGGGCAGCGCCGATCGTTTGTTAGTTTTCTAA